Genomic DNA from Oligoflexus sp.:
CCGATGGACTCGATTTTCGAGCTGCAGCTTTTTGTTCTGCTCTTCTTCAATACGCAGACCCATATCAACTTTCAAACGATTGATATCGCTCTCTCGATCGGCTTCCTGAATCTCCTGCAAAACTTTCACATAATTCTGCCGCTCGTCATAAGCTTCCTGATAGCGTCCCATCCCTGCCAGAGCCTGGGCCTTCATATCCAGCAAAAGAATCCGATAATTCTTATCGACCATCGCCTCATCAATGCTTGCGTTCTGAATAGCCTCCAGCGCATCGTTCCATCGACGGGCCCGGATATAGTTGCGGGCCTTGATGCGGTATGTATCCGAAATACTGATGACATCGACACCACTTTCCTTCATGAGCGCAATCGCCTGATCAAAGATCGGCTGGCTCTCGACAAAGCGCCCAGTGAGCCCATAGATTCCACCGAGCGTAGCCAGGGTTTTACCCTCCAGCTTGCGTGAGCCCAGATCACGCGCGTACTGCAACGCGGTTCGGTATTCACGTTCCGCCCAGGGATAATCCTTGCCCTGCCGGGCAATCGTTATTCCCAGCAAACGATGGGCATTCGACAGTTCATGTCGATAGGGCCCCTTTCTGAGAATCTGGATGGTTTCCTGCATAAGCTTCTCAGCCTTTTCCGATTCGCCCTGCGGATCCATGAAGTCGCTTAATTTTTGACGGGCACGGATAAGCGGATAGGCGTCCTCGGGCACCCTTCCCTCCAGGCTCTTCAGAATACGCTGCACATGAAGAAGCCCCGGCGAGACGTCCCCCAGTTCATACTCCAAGTCCGTGGCTTTCAGCAGAATTAGGGCTTCCACATAAGGCCAATCCCGATCCACGGCCACAGTAGCGAGGTTGAGCAGTTCCCGAATAAGAGCCCTTTTTTCACTCTCATCGGATTTTTCGTGACGAGCGATGGCATCCTGCATTCTGCTCAGATGAGCCATAGGAGGGTGATCAAAGCTCTGAATTCTTTCGGCGATTTTCGTCTCTATGTCCGGCGTGAGTCTGACGCCCTCTGTGCGAAGAAAATAGTGAGTTTCCAGCAGCTCTTCTGCGGAAAGCGTGGACGTTTTATCGCGCAGATTTTGAAGGGCCTCTCTTTGGGCCTGAGCAGGATCGTCCATGGCAAGCTGCAGCCAGCTTTGCAAGGTCTTCAGCTGATTGTCCCGAGGACGCGCTGCGGCAGGCTGAAGCATCAGCCCAGCCAGTATCATGAAGGTTTGCAGCCAGGCTTTTCTCATGCGACGGTCGCCTCTTCCGTTGCGGCCGTGTTCAAAACTTCAAAAAGTTCGCGCTCTTCATTCAAACCGCGGATTCGGAAAAACCCATGGCTTCGATACGCAGTCCTGGGAAGATACGGCGTGATCGCTTCCGTGACGAACACAGATCGCGGTGTGGCCAAAGCCTCGACTCGGGAGGCGAGGTTCACCGCCTGACCAATCACCGTATAATCAGCCCGCTTCGGTCCACCAAAACTGCCGACGACCGCACTGCCCTGATGAATGCCGATGCGCATTTCAAAATGTTCATGTTCCGTCAGTTCCCACGAGGCATTGAGGGTTTTCAGGCGCTGATGCATGGCAAAGGCGCAGGCGACCGCTCGACGAGCCTGCTCCTCTGGATCGAGATGCAGCGGCGCTCCGAATATGACCATCACGCAGTCACCAATGAACTTGTCTATGGTGCCGCCATGCTCGAAGACCACATCAGTCATGGCCACAAAAAAATCGTTCAGAATATGGGAAATCGTCGCTGTTCCGAGTCTTTCCGTGGACTGGGTGAACTCACAGAGATCGGCGAAGAGAATGGTGACCAGCTCGGACTTGGCCTTTTGATCCAAACGCGAACGCCCTTCGATAATCTCGGCCACCAGAACGGGCGGCAGAAACCTTTGCAGCACATTGGTTTCGATATACTGATGAAGGCTCCGAATCTCGGCGTTCTTCCTTTTCGTTTTGTAAAAGAGCCAGCCGGTCATGATAAGGACGCCCAGGGCCAGAACGAGTATGGCCAGTATCAATTGGGTCTGACGCTCCTTGCTCGACAGAGCCAGAGACTGGAGTTCATTCTCCTGCTGGAGCAGGCGATTCCTATCCGCGCTTTTCTCAATCTCAAAGTCGATATAGTAGCGCTGGGCGATATTCTGTTTCCGCTCATCGAAGATCTTAAGCTGCTGACTATAGGCCATTTCCAGCTGCTGATAGGCTTTCTCGTAGTCGCCCTGGGCCGCCTGCACTTCGGAATGCAGCCGATGAAAATCCACGGTATCGGTCGGCGACACGAGCCTTTCCATGGCCGGGCTGATCTTCTGCATCAGCTTTTGCGCCTCATCCTTCCGCCCCAAGCTTAGAAGGGCTCTGACCCGATTCAGATCGACCTCCAGCATTCCCCCTTCGTCCCGATAGCGGGCAAAGGTCGGCAGGATCTCGTGCAAAATACCGAGGGCCTCCCGAAACTTTCTTTGCTGATTCTTGACCTTGGCTATATTGAGTCGGGCATAGACTTCACCGATTTCATCCTGGATCTTCACGGCAAAACCATAGGACCTTTGATAAGCGTCCAGAGCCTTATCCCATTGCTGCATCTGCGAGAGGGCATCCCCGTAATAGAAGTAGGTGACAGACCCCAAGTAGCGATAAGGATGCTTCAGGAAATACTGATGAAGCTCCTCAAACATCTCCAGAGCCCTATCCAGACGCACGGAACTATTCACGGTGTAGACAATCGCGAGGCTCCCCAAAAGCCGCAGCCTTTGCAGTTCGTCAGGACTGCTTTGAACGACCTTATAGGCCTCGTGGAAGCTTTTGGCCGCCGCTTCCTCCTGATTGGTCTTCGTATGAAAATACGCCTTCTGCAGGTGAACATTCCCAAGCAGTATGGGGTTTTTGATGTCCTGGGCCATCTTTTGCACCGCCTCCAGCTCCGCATAGCCTCCGGCCGTATACTGCATAGTGGATGAGGATTCCGCCTGATATCTCTGCAAGCGGAACCAGGCCTCCGCCTCGCGGTCGTGCTGCGCCTGAGCCACGGGCAGACTGCTGTCGAGGAAGACCAGCGCCTCTTCATAGCGGCCGAGCTGAATAAGTCCACTCTGCAGTTCAAAGGCCGCTCTCATGAATTCATGCGGGACCTTGGCACTCTCCATACTCTCAAGCTTTTTCCGATTCAAGGCCACGGCCTGGCCCGGATCATCGAGCAGCAACGGACTGATTTGCAAGGGTGGACGCGCCGGGGATTCACTCAGCTGAGACGCAAAAGACAAGGCACTGCTCAAGAGTATGAGCAAAGTCATGAGCCACGCGTCGATGATTAGGCAAATTCTTCCCAAGGACACCTCAACTGTTCGCTCTTTCTGATCGGTATCTTCCCTGTGAATTCAGGGGGCAGCCTTTGCCGTCGGTAAAAACTGAGGCATTCCCCCGCAAGAGGTGACAGGGTTCGCTCGCTTTGCGATAATAAAGGGACTATGAGTTGAAACGCTCAACTCGTCATGGAGGAATTGGGGTGACAAACGTCCAGGATAGTCGCAAGAAAAAGGCAAACGGCCCATCCTCGCTCATGCAAAGGCTCTGGCAGGCGACCTGCACCTACTTCTTCATCGATCGCGCGCATTATCCCGATCGGGGCCGCAGGGCCGAGGCTGTCGTGGCCCTATCGTTCATGCTGGTGTATTCCTGCGCCTGGTTCAGCTACGTCCCGATCTATGGGATTCTCTTTCAAAACAAGGTCGCCGCCCTTGCTGTGGGTCTGATCGGACTTCCGACGGCCCTCGGTGCTCTTTTCATCCAAAGAACGCGTAAGAACCTGGCCGTCGCCTCCGCTCTTCTCAACTATGGCTGCGCTCTTACGCTGATTGGCTGCATCTATGCCACGGGCGGCACATGGTCGCCCATCTATTTCTGGTCCTTTTCTCCAGTCGCTGGCGCCTATCTCCTTTCAGGTTCAAAACATGGAATGGCTGTCACAGCCATAGCAGCCTTAGGGAATGCGATCGTCGCTTTCGTCACGCAGCCCCATCTGAATCCGGATCAGTGGTTCTTCCAATTTGATGTGTTCTCCTCATTCCACGTCGGCTTTATCGCCATGACCGTCTTCTTTTCGCTCACCGTGTTCTCGCTCATCCTCTATATCTTCGAAACCAAACTGAAGCAGGCTCTGCACGAATCGGAAAAAGCCCGACACGAGATCGAGAAGCAAAAGCAGATCGTCGATGAGGCCTTCGCCACGATCAAAGAGCAAATGGCTGAGAACAAAGCCGTCATGAATGCGACGGAAGTGGCTCTCGTCATGATCTTTCCCGGCATGAAAATTGATCTGGAAAAGTCCTCGGCCTACTTTCAGAAACTCTTCCCCGGCATCGACAACTTCTCGCAGGTTCTGCGCAAGATGAAGATCGAAAGCGCCAAGAGTGTTCTGCAGTCGGTGATTGGCGAATCGACACTGACCTGGTCGCTGAATGAATCCTCGTTTCCGCTGGAAGCCATCATTGACGACAATACTCATGAGCTGGAATGGAAGAAGATCGAGAATGACGGCGTGATCACAGCGATCGTCTTCGCGGCCAAAAACGTCCAGCCGCTGCTTGACTCCAAAAAGAAAATGGAAAGCCTGAACCGCTATGCGCAGCTTCTCGTGACCGTGGTCGGTGAGCAGGATGACAACCGCAGTCATGACAAGGAAAAGAAGAATCGGGCGATCATCAAAGCCATCAATCGGCAGATCCCCCAGGTGCGGGAAGCGATTGCCCGGGCTGAAATCAGCCTCGTCGATAACTGGCAGCCGATCTATATCACCCTGCATACGCTGAAGGGTGAAATGAGCAGCTTCAGCTTCAACGACATCAAGGAATTCCTTCACAAGACGGAAGAGCACGTGAAGGATGTTCGCGAGATCATCCGCGTCCATCAGGGCAAGCTGGATCATGAAGCCCGGGAAAAGTTAACGGCGATCAAGGGCAGGCTCATACACGATCTTATCCATATTCAGAACAGTCTGCAGGAGATTCAGGATATCTGCCGTCAAACAGGTGCCGACCAGAACGCGATCCTGATTTCGAGGGAGCGCCTGCAGTATGCGAAGGATGATCCGCATCTGCTCAAGGAGCTGGTTATTGATTCCCTCTATGAAGATGTCCGTGACGTCATCAAGGGCTTTGAGTCGGAGATTTATAAAGTGGCGGGCGATCTTGGAAAACCATCACCCCGTCTTCTGATATCGTCAGGGCGCTATTATCTGACGGATTTCGCCGCTGATAAACTCCGGCAGGCGCTGACGCACATCATCCGCAACTCCCTTGATCATGGCATTGAATCCCGGGATGAACGCCTGCAGAAGGGCAAGAGCGAAATAGGTGAGCTGACCTTCGTCGTCGATGACGACGGCCCTTCGATTCAGATTCGCATTCGGGATGACGGGCGTGGACTCAATCTCGTCGATATTCGGGAAAAAGCCATGGCCCAGGGACTCATTCAGCAGTCGCGCAAGCATTCGCTGCGGGAGATTTCCGAGTTGATCCTTCTGCCAGGCTTTTCCACGACCCGTAACGTCTCCATGGTATCAGGGCGCGGTATTGGAATGGAGGCGGCTCGCGGTTTTATCGCGGATCTGGGCGGGGCGCTCACGCTGCATCTTCTGGATCAGACGGACCATCCGGCTTTGGAACTGCGTCTGTCCATTCCCAAAGCCCATATCCCCGTCACTCCAGATGCCTGGCTCGAAAGCAAAAGCGCTTAGGCTTTGACCAATTGTTGACTTTCGGGGCTTTCAGACACTGTGCTAGGATGCATCGTGCATGAAACCCCGTTCAGCGAGCCATTAAGCGTCTATGTATCAGGATATTCTCAGTCAGCTCGGTCGTACGATCTTTGCCTTGCGCGGTTGGACCTGTGATCCTTTGCCCCCTTACTGGCAGAAAAAGCAGGTTATTATCGGCTTTCCTCACACCACCATCATGGACACCGTGATGGCCTTTTCCGGCTTTGCCATTGTAAAAAAGAAGGGTCATGTCCTGGTTCGCAATCAGGATTTCCGCTGGCCTTATGCCGGGCTTTTGAAAAAACTGGGAGCCATTCCCGTCGATCGCAGTCAATCCACGGGCCTTGTGAAACAAATGGCCAAGGAATTCGCCGAACGCGACGAGTTTCACCTGGCTCTGGTTCCCGAGGGAACACGCCGCGATGTTCAGAAAATCAAAACGGGATTCTGGCACATCGCAAAAGAGGCCAGGGTGCCGATTGTGTGCTGGTATCTCGATAATGCCCACAAAAGAACCGTGTGGGCGGGGCAGCTGATCCCGGGTGATTCCCTGGAAAAGGATCTTGAAACCATTCGTCAGCTGTATGCGAAACTCGGTTACGATATTCCCGGACTATAAAGTTCAGGCCGCGTGGGTCTGCCTTTTAAGACCCAGCTCGATCTGAAAGATCAGAGTTTGAACGCCGGACACCGGATCAGTCTCCACCAATCCACGGCCGGAAATGAGACTCGCCTGATCTTTCGAACTGAACTGATTCTGAAAGATGAGTTCCAGAGCCTGCACGCCGTCCACATGGGTTATACCCTGGGCCTGAGCTTTTATCACCCACTATGCGTCCTTCAAGATAGGATACAAAAATGGAAGTGCCCATCGTCAGGGGCAGGTACGAGAAGAAGAGGATGCGACCAAATTGCCGGGATCGTTGGTGATGCAGATATAAAGAAAACCTGCCAAGGAAAGTGTCACGCCAAAGATAAAAATGATCCGCAGGAGGCGCGCGAGGCGTTGGGACAGCGTGGCTATATCGCAGTAATGGATGGAAAAGTGGATGACATAGGTGCTGGCGAGCAGGCCGGAGGGATTGCCGAGCGCATGCAGCACCCGAGTCAAAAGATCGAGATGCCCCCACCCCAGCTGCATCCAAAGATTGCGGGCCGCAAAAAATCCGAAGCTGAAAACAAAATTAAGACTCAGGATCGCCGAAATATAGATCACGTTAACCATGTAGAGGGATTTTTTCGCGCCCAGCCAAAGAAAGAGGTTATAGAGCAGAACAGAAGTAAGGCCGCCGATCAGAATCCAATAGAGGATACTCGCATAATCTTCGATTTCAGGCGCATAGGCGCGGGTCAGGATCATGGGGCTGACCGGTTATCCACTAGATCGGCATCGCCTGCTCTTCCTCGAGGAATGCATACCTTTCTGTGACCGCTGCATCCTTGCCTTATAGGCAGAAACACGACTATCAAAGTATTCAATACGTAGTTGCCGCTGTCCTGCTATAATCCCCTCTGGCAACCATCCGAGGTATACCGTGAATCAAGAGGCCCTGACCAATCCCCGGCGTCATTGGACGATCACTCGCGAGGCGCTCGCGTTTACCGCCTCGGTTCTGCTTTTTCCCCTGGGTTGGCGCAAAAGCCGGAAAAAAACGGCACGTGCGGCCGATCAAAGGACTGTGGTTTTCATCCATGGTTATCTTGCCAATCGCTCCTCGTTTCTGCCCCTGGCCGGTTATCTTGCAGCCAAGGGCTATCGCTCGCAGCTCAGTTTTGAATATCGCCCGGGCGACAGCATCGAGCAGGCTGCGATCAAGCTAAAGCATTTTTTGAAGAATCATGTCAGGGGTGGGCGCATCGACTTTATCTGCCATAGCCTCGGCGGACTCGTGGCCCGGGTTTATCTGCAGCAGCTCGGCGGCGCGCGACGGGTCGATCGCTGCATCACCATCGCCACCCCGCATCACGGAACGTACAACGCCTATTGGCTTTGGACGCGCGTCGCCCAGGATCTGCGTCCGAGTTCGGAACTTTTGAAACGTCTGGCCGATACCCGTGCGAATGCGGCCAGCGTGAAGTTTCTCGCCATCGGGGGTGGTGCTGATCGCATCGTGCTGCCGCCTCATCACGCGGAGTTTGCGGAAAGCAATCTGCATTTCCCTGATATCGGGCATCAGGGACTTCTGTTTTCACCCAGTGTTTTTCGGCAAATCCAGCAGCATCTGGCCGGTTAAACGTCAAAGTCCGGCGCGAATATGGGTCCGAGCTTATCCAGCTCGCGACCGGCTCGCCCGCGGAAGCCTGCAATATGTCGTCCGGGTTCCGGCGCATAATCCATGACGCTCGCTGTTTTTCTACCCGCTTCCAGAGCGCGACCCTGGCTTGTCGTTAACTTTATATAGTGGACCGCGGTGGCCCCTTTTCTTTTGCCGATACTCACGGTCATGCGGCGCAGATATTCACCGGGATTCAGTTCCAGGATCTGTTCACTTCCGCCGTCACCGCCGTGGCTCAAAGAAAGTCCATCGTCATAGTCCACAGCCAGAGCATCGACCCTATCGCCACTGCGCAGTCGAATGCGAATGAGGCGGGATTTTAAGCCAAGGCGTTCGGTGTCATCAAAATAGTCTCCACCCTGACCTCCGACTTCACCTGGGCTCTGATAAAGCCTCGGCTCCTGAGGAGCGGGAGACGCGCGTTTGCGACCTTCGGAAAGAGAGGCATCTTCACGGGTGATACGCTGCTGACCATTGGCGACATAGAGGGCCTTCGCCATGACCTGCTCCTGACTCAGCTCCTCATGCGGCACATACCAGAATTCGAGTGTGGCGCCTTCCTCTTTTAAATCCATGATTCCGTAACCGTGCCGGGTGCTCTCGAAATAGCGAATGTGCGGATTGAAAAGTTTTACAGCGGCTGCAAAACCACCCTTGGCAATCGTGCCGAGAATGCCCTTGACCTGTTCATCCAGATTGCCCCGGGTCACGCTGGACGGCAGAATTTCGACGCCGGCGGCCCGGCCATCCACTTCAAGATTGGCTGCGAAGGAAAGATGCGCATCGCCTGTGGCCACCAGCGTATTGATGATGCCGTTTTCTGTCAGCACCCTGAGCAACCTTTCCCGGTCAGCAGGAAAACCATCCCACATTTTTTCCGAAATGGGCCGCCCCAGAATTTTACAGGAAGCCATCAGCACCTGATTGCCGAGGATACGCCAGCGGGCCTGCGATTCAATCAATTGGTTTTTCAGCCAGTGAAACTGCTGATCGCCGAGTATGGAGCGGCTGCCGGTTTCCTGGCTCAGGGAATCACGACCGACATGCCGCGTGTCCAGCATAATCAGATCGAGCATGGGACCAAAGGACAGCCGACGATAGATGATGTGATCCTGCGCGGCTTCCGGCCTTCGGAGCGGCACCCATTCATGAAAGGCCCGAATGCTGGCGTCCCGGCCGGCTCTGTGATCGATATCATGATTATCCCAGACTATAATCCAGGGATGCTGCTGGTGCGCATGACGCAAAAAAACATCTTTGCGATAATAACGATAGCGCTGGCGCACGCCTTCGAGTGTTTCGGGATTGCTGGCGTTGACGGGATCGGCCGGCATATTCCTTTGCTCGTCTTCATCCAGGAAATCGTAGATATAGTCACCGACATGGATGATCGCGTCGATATCATTTCTTTGGGCCAGGGCTTCATAGGTATTGAAATATCCTGACCAGATACTGGAGCAGCTGACCAGCGCCAGACAAATCGCCTGCAGATCCGAAGGAGCTGTCCGCGTGCGTCCGACCATCGACCAGCAGTTCATGGCGTAAAAACGGTAGTAATACGTCGTGGAAGGATAAGGAAGAAGGGCATCCACGTGCACCGTGAAATCATTCTCAGTCCTGGCCTCGGCCTCACCCTCGGCGACGATTTTTTCAAAGCCACTATCCAAAGCCGCCTGCCAGCGCACGGGGATCAGGGATGATCCATCGCCGGTCACCCGCGTCCAAAGAATAACGCGATCATGCAGGGGGTCGCCGGATGCCACACCATATTCAAACGTTTGAGCGAGACGCTCCCGTTCACGCCTGCCGATGGCCTCAGGAAGCTGGCGCCATTCAAGCGAAAAGGCCTGACGTTCAGCCACCAAAACACCCACAAGACTCGTTCCTATTTTGAATAGGCTTCGGCGCGAATGAAGCATGATTCACCTCAAAAGTTTAAAAGCCTTGTACCCAAGTCAGCTGACTCGGGCAAGCGAGGTCTTGTAAATTCTCGATTAAGAGAAGAGGCGGGAACGGAGTTCGAATTTTTCCTGCGAACAGTCGATATCAGAAAACGAATCGAGTCGTTCGATCATCGCGCTGACATGCTTTTGATAGGAGGGGGCTTCGACGCGCAGGGGACGATGCTTCAAAGTATTGAGTATGTTCTGCCAGTCCTTTAGAAATTTCTGACTGGCCTCGGTCATATAGGTGGCTGTGAATTTTTCCCAGATATAGTCGATGGCTTCACCCGATGGGTGGATCATGTCGGACTCATAAAAGCGATAGTCACGCAGGTCATCCAGCATGATTTCATGAGCCGGGAAATAAAGGCCGTCATGCCGCGAAAGAAAGTCATGTATTCCCGTCAAAAGAAGGCTTTTGCTCCAGGCGTTTCCTGTCAGCGTATCCTTTACATGGCGGACCGGGCTTAAACTGATAATCAGGGGTGAAGGCAACGGCAGCGTTGCCCGTATGTCCTTCAGCGCCGCCTGGATCTCATCCGTGCGCAGGAGTCTTTTGTTAAACTGATCCATCGGTTTTTTGTGGCAGTTGGCCACCAGCTGCCCGTCGGATTTTCTTTCATAAACCCAGGCCGTGCCCAGCGTTAATAAAACACAGGGTGACAGCTTCAGGACTGCGCGTACCGAGGCAGCGACTTCCCGCCATTTTTCCTGCAGCGCTGCAGGATCCTGCGCAAAAAAGCGACTATGCAGATCATGATGAAAATAGGCCCCATCATTCTCCACGAAAAGCGCAGCATCCAGGTCCGCTTCCGCCGCGGCCAGCCGCAAGAGTTTACTCAGTGCCCAGGGATGAAAGAGCGTCCCGAAGGGCGCATTCAAACCCTGCCATTTGAAGTCCAAAAGCCTCTGCCCTATGTGTTCCGCAAAGCAGGAGCCGAGCGTAAAAATGGGCCGATCCCTCTCCAAAAAAGGGGCCGGCGGCAGGGTCAATTCTGTCCGAAATGGCTTCATATTAACTCCCAGATCACGCCGCGTATTATGGCGGACCCAAGTTCACATTGCAAGTGGCCACACTCAGCCGCTACAGTGCTGCAGATCTTTTTCTCAGGAGCTTTTCACATGCGAAGTCTGAAGTCTCTCTCTTTACTGGCGGCATTCGCCCTCTGTGCGTCGAGCGTACAGGCAGCCAGCAGCAAGGAAGTCACCCGACGCGAAGTAGGCAATCTGGTGATGGAAAATATCCCCGAGATTCCTGGTGCCCTGAAAGACCGCCTCAACCAGTATGAAAATATCCGCTCGGCATCCGCCCTCGGCTGGCTGCCCGGCGAGCAGGGCCTTGTCATCAGCACCCGGTTCGGTGAAGCCTCGCAGCTTCACACCGTGCGCGGGCCGCTTCAGTATCGCAAGCAGATCACTTTCTTCGATGAACCTGTGGGCGCGGCCGATGTCAGTCCGGTCACGCCGCATATCCTTTTTTTGAAGGACAAAGGCGGCAACGAGAATTCTCAGATTTATCTGCTCGATCTGGAATCGGGCCGATCGAAGATGCTGACCGATGGCGAGTCCCGCAATGAATCCGCGCTTTGGGATCACCAGGGCCGCCTGATGGCCTTTGCCAGCACCAAACGCAACGGCCGTGATACCGACGTTTATATTCAGGATCTGAGCCAGCAGAACGCGGGAGCTCAGCTCGTCGTTCAGGAAGGCGGCAGCTGGGAGCCCATGGAATTCAGTTATGATGGAAACCTTCTGCTCGTCTCCCGCACGATTTCCATCAACGAAAATTACCTTTACCTCTACGACCTGAAAGCGAAGAAGCTGGAGCAGATCTTCCCCGGCATGAAAATGGCATTCGGGGCCGCGGCTTTTGCCAAGGACAGTCAGAACATTTTCCTGTCGAACGACAGCCAGGGCGAATTCAAAACGCTTTACGTTTACAATATCGGCACGAAAAGCGCGAAGCCCATCACAGCGAACATCAAATGGGATGTCGATGCCCTGCGCCTTTCCCCGGATGGCAAAACCCTGGTTTTTGAAACCAATGAAGGCGGCATCAGCAAACTCTACAGCCTCGATACCCGAAAATTATCCTATAAAGAGCTGAAAGGTCTTCCCATCGGACAGATCGGCAATTTCACCTTCCATCCCCAGAAAAATAATCTCCTGGCTATGACGCTGTCGTCGGCCCGTTCCTCGGGTGACGTCTTTGTTTACGACCTGAAGAGCAATAAGCTGCAGGCCTGGACAGAGAGCGAAACCGGCGGCCTGAACAAGAATAATTTCGTGGAACCGGAACTCATTTCCTATCCGACCTTTGACGAGGCAGGTGGGCAGCCGCGCCAGATCCCGGCCTTTATCTATAAGCCGCGCAACGCCAAAGGCAAAATCCCCGTTGTGATCAGCATTCACGGCGGTCCCGAGGCTCAATTCCGCCCAGGTTTTTCGGCGAGCTTTCAGTATTACGCCACGGAAATGGGCGTGGCCGTGATCGCTCCCAACGTCCGCGGTTCTTCCGGCTATGGGAAAACCTATTTGACCCTGGATAACGGCTTCAAGCGCGAGGATTCGGTGAAGGACATCGGGGCGCTCCTCGATTGGATCGGAGCGCAGGCGGATCTGGATGCCAGCAAGGTCGTCGTGATGGGTGGATCGTATGGTGGCTACATGACCCTGGCGACGATGACCTATTATAGCGATCGTCTCGCCGGTGGCATTGATACAGTCGGCATCAGTCACTTCATCAGCTTTTTGACCAACACCAAATCCTATCGTCAGGATCTGCGCCGCGTGGAATACGGGGATGAACGCGACCCCGATATGAAGACCTTCCTTGATAAGATCTCGCCCCTGACGAACGTGAAGAAAATTCAGAAGCCGCTTTTCGTCGTGCAGGGCCTCAACGATCCGCGCGTGCCGACCTCGGAAGCGGAGCAGATCGTGAAAGCGGTTCGTGCGAATGGTAACGAAGCCTGGTATCTTTTGGCTAAAGATGAAGGCCACGGCTTCCGCAAGAAAGCCAATCAATCGGTTTATCTGCAAACGACCGTGATGTTCCTGGAGAAGGTCCTCTTCTCGCCCAAGGCCGCCTCGAATCCTTAATCCTTCCTGCAGGCTGGAATCCTTATCCAGCCTGCGTCCCAAATCCGCTCACCGTGATCGTTCCCTGACATTCTTCCGCGATCTGTTTGCATACGCTCCGCAGAACATTTCGTGCGGCCGGCGATTGGCTTTCGCATGGCCGTGGACTAGCTTCCCCGAAGCAGCAACATTTCATACGGAGATCGCCATGCACGCACGTTTGTGTCTTTGGACTTTGTTCGCTTTTTTCACCCAGCCCCTGGCCGCGCAGTTGGATCTGGAGGCGCGGGTCCCACCTGGAGGCGGCAGCGCCTTGAAACTGCAATCCCTTGTATTCAATGGCAGCGGATGCCCTCAGGGAGTGGGCGCTCGCTCTCAGATTCAAGGTGATGTCCTCTGGCTTATCTTCCCCAATGAATTGACAGCGGAATCCGGGCCTGACTCCGCGCCCTCGCAAAGGCGGAAGAATTGCATCGCCACTCTCCGCTTTGCTCC
This window encodes:
- a CDS encoding GSCFA domain-containing protein → MKPFRTELTLPPAPFLERDRPIFTLGSCFAEHIGQRLLDFKWQGLNAPFGTLFHPWALSKLLRLAAAEADLDAALFVENDGAYFHHDLHSRFFAQDPAALQEKWREVAASVRAVLKLSPCVLLTLGTAWVYERKSDGQLVANCHKKPMDQFNKRLLRTDEIQAALKDIRATLPLPSPLIISLSPVRHVKDTLTGNAWSKSLLLTGIHDFLSRHDGLYFPAHEIMLDDLRDYRFYESDMIHPSGEAIDYIWEKFTATYMTEASQKFLKDWQNILNTLKHRPLRVEAPSYQKHVSAMIERLDSFSDIDCSQEKFELRSRLFS
- a CDS encoding S9 family peptidase, which translates into the protein MRSLKSLSLLAAFALCASSVQAASSKEVTRREVGNLVMENIPEIPGALKDRLNQYENIRSASALGWLPGEQGLVISTRFGEASQLHTVRGPLQYRKQITFFDEPVGAADVSPVTPHILFLKDKGGNENSQIYLLDLESGRSKMLTDGESRNESALWDHQGRLMAFASTKRNGRDTDVYIQDLSQQNAGAQLVVQEGGSWEPMEFSYDGNLLLVSRTISINENYLYLYDLKAKKLEQIFPGMKMAFGAAAFAKDSQNIFLSNDSQGEFKTLYVYNIGTKSAKPITANIKWDVDALRLSPDGKTLVFETNEGGISKLYSLDTRKLSYKELKGLPIGQIGNFTFHPQKNNLLAMTLSSARSSGDVFVYDLKSNKLQAWTESETGGLNKNNFVEPELISYPTFDEAGGQPRQIPAFIYKPRNAKGKIPVVISIHGGPEAQFRPGFSASFQYYATEMGVAVIAPNVRGSSGYGKTYLTLDNGFKREDSVKDIGALLDWIGAQADLDASKVVVMGGSYGGYMTLATMTYYSDRLAGGIDTVGISHFISFLTNTKSYRQDLRRVEYGDERDPDMKTFLDKISPLTNVKKIQKPLFVVQGLNDPRVPTSEAEQIVKAVRANGNEAWYLLAKDEGHGFRKKANQSVYLQTTVMFLEKVLFSPKAASNP